From Streptosporangium album, the proteins below share one genomic window:
- a CDS encoding IS701 family transposase, with translation MTPDEMAPVRPRLEKFADQMLRRVLRRRDQLATGELYLRGLMLDGRRKSMDPMAERLGVDTQRLQQFMADSTWDYEPVRENLTHWALERIGPQAVVIDDVGFPKDGPNSPGVARMYSGTLGKTGNCQIGVSAHLVTDHASSAVNWRLFIPESWDPAKIEDPVQAETVHKRRDRCKIPQDVGHQEKWRLALNMIDQMYDEWGVGTDLPVVFDSGYGDCTAFRLGLEDRGLSYVAAVSDDLSAYPGDAVPELPEYSGKGRPPRPRYPGKPSNLRNLALAAGRANLRRVTWRQGTRKTSGNPGAKMRSRFMALPVLLANKDIPRNPDGSLPARLLLVEWPAGESEPTDYWITNLPAETPLRELVRLAKIRWRIEHDYRELNTGLGLKHFEGRSFFGWHRHVTLAALAQAFCTELRLDPKVPAPA, from the coding sequence GTGACACCTGACGAGATGGCGCCGGTGCGCCCGCGGCTTGAGAAGTTTGCAGATCAGATGCTGCGGAGGGTGCTTCGTCGCCGTGATCAACTCGCCACCGGCGAGTTGTATCTGCGGGGGCTGATGCTGGACGGGCGGCGCAAGTCGATGGATCCGATGGCGGAGCGTCTGGGAGTTGACACCCAGCGGTTACAGCAATTCATGGCCGACTCGACCTGGGACTACGAACCGGTCCGGGAAAACCTCACACATTGGGCGCTGGAACGGATCGGTCCGCAGGCGGTCGTCATCGACGATGTCGGCTTCCCCAAGGACGGCCCGAATTCTCCGGGAGTGGCCCGGATGTATTCCGGGACGCTGGGCAAGACCGGAAACTGCCAGATCGGCGTCAGCGCACATCTGGTCACCGATCATGCCTCGTCCGCGGTCAATTGGCGGCTGTTCATCCCCGAGTCGTGGGACCCGGCCAAGATCGAGGATCCGGTTCAGGCGGAAACGGTCCACAAGCGCCGCGACCGGTGCAAGATCCCTCAGGACGTCGGTCACCAGGAGAAGTGGCGACTGGCGTTAAACATGATCGACCAGATGTACGACGAGTGGGGAGTCGGCACCGATCTTCCGGTGGTCTTTGACTCCGGTTATGGCGATTGCACCGCTTTCCGGCTGGGACTGGAGGACCGCGGCCTGTCTTACGTGGCGGCCGTCTCCGATGATCTGTCGGCCTACCCCGGAGATGCGGTGCCTGAACTGCCGGAATACAGCGGCAAGGGGCGCCCGCCGAGACCACGCTATCCAGGCAAGCCATCGAATCTGCGCAATCTCGCATTGGCGGCAGGGCGGGCGAATCTGCGGCGGGTGACCTGGCGGCAAGGCACAAGGAAGACCAGCGGTAATCCAGGCGCGAAAATGCGATCACGCTTCATGGCTCTACCGGTTCTCTTGGCCAACAAAGACATCCCCCGCAACCCCGACGGCAGCCTGCCTGCGCGTTTGCTGCTGGTGGAATGGCCGGCAGGCGAATCCGAACCCACCGATTACTGGATCACCAATCTCCCCGCCGAGACTCCGCTGCGCGAACTCGTCCGGCTCGCCAAGATCCGCTGGCGGATCGAGCATGACTACCGGGAGCTCAATACCGGTCTTGGCCTCAAGCATTTTGAGGGGCGGAGCTTCTTCGGCTGGCACCGCCACGTCACCCTGGCCGCATTAGCGCAGGCATTCTGTACCGAACTACGGCTAGACCCAAAAGTCCCTGCGCCGGCCTGA
- a CDS encoding helix-turn-helix domain-containing protein, with protein sequence MPKLLHARAPRDGEEERQIRKLAGARHAPADWIQRAQIVVLSWEEMRGPAIAAMLGCHPETVRRRLRRFNAEGIDGLGDRPGPGRRPRITQAERSQLIALVKTTPPGRLRWEPWGELEADDEDGPAVWTLDALTAAAREQGIDIHRSQVRRILLKEGVRWRRTRSWTTSKDPDFAAKERRSSACTPTRRTARSSSAPTSWGR encoded by the coding sequence ATGCCGAAACTGCTGCACGCCCGAGCGCCGCGAGACGGCGAGGAGGAACGCCAGATCCGTAAACTCGCCGGTGCCCGGCACGCCCCGGCCGACTGGATCCAGCGCGCCCAGATCGTCGTGTTGAGCTGGGAGGAGATGCGCGGCCCGGCCATCGCCGCGATGCTGGGCTGTCATCCGGAGACCGTGCGCCGCCGGTTGCGCCGCTTCAACGCCGAAGGCATCGACGGGCTCGGTGACCGGCCCGGGCCCGGTCGCAGACCGCGGATCACCCAAGCCGAACGATCGCAGCTCATCGCGCTGGTCAAGACGACACCGCCCGGGCGGCTGCGCTGGGAGCCCTGGGGTGAGCTGGAGGCCGACGACGAGGATGGGCCGGCGGTGTGGACCCTGGATGCCCTCACCGCCGCCGCCCGTGAGCAGGGCATCGACATTCACCGTTCCCAGGTGCGCCGGATCCTTCTGAAAGAGGGGGTGAGATGGCGCCGCACCCGGTCCTGGACCACCAGCAAGGACCCGGACTTCGCCGCAAAAGAACGCAGGTCGTCGGCCTGTACACCGACCCGCCGGACGGCGCGGTCGTCGTCTGCGCCGACGAGCTGGGGCCGGTGA
- a CDS encoding transposase gives MTPRTFGPAPAWSADGHRIKAPLEYFRGPDKTWVYGALRVADGAAVTMTAASRNSDCYQRFLQRLEDADPGHGDIWVIADNLSGHNSLATRTWPADHPRIQHAFIPVGACRLNLQEAWWRIFRHHALAGVSFADSKDIDHATRIATAQLNQRAKPWVWGRPPPAPRHLRRQFVYSL, from the coding sequence GTGACCCCGCGTACCTTCGGCCCCGCGCCCGCCTGGTCCGCCGACGGCCACCGGATCAAAGCGCCGCTGGAATACTTCCGCGGCCCCGACAAGACCTGGGTGTACGGTGCGCTGCGCGTCGCCGACGGCGCCGCGGTCACCATGACCGCCGCCTCCCGCAACAGCGACTGCTACCAGCGGTTCCTGCAACGACTCGAGGACGCCGACCCCGGCCACGGTGACATCTGGGTGATCGCCGACAACCTGTCCGGTCACAACAGCCTCGCCACCCGCACATGGCCGGCCGACCATCCCCGCATCCAGCACGCGTTCATCCCCGTCGGCGCCTGCCGGCTCAATCTGCAGGAGGCGTGGTGGCGGATCTTCCGCCACCACGCCCTGGCCGGAGTGTCCTTCGCTGATAGCAAGGACATCGACCACGCCACCCGCATCGCCACCGCCCAGCTCAACCAGCGGGCCAAACCCTGGGTCTGGGGACGGCCACCACCGGCCCCCAGACACCTACGCCGCCAGTTCGTCTAC